One genomic region from Blastococcus sp. Marseille-P5729 encodes:
- a CDS encoding HEAT repeat domain-containing protein — translation MLIGEVSERSGITTRMLRHYDSIGLVSPSGRSPSGYRQYSDDDLRRLFYVEGLRSLGLGLREVAEALTDLSFHPKRMVEQLIAGTRERLRRDQELLERLNRVRASDPAAWSDVLHTIGLMRGLDLADASARQRFALSLTEEEGNAALLAEAVLSESEPNTAGALLWALARTGDAAVVVLARALDSEDAGRRHRAVAALTKIGSPAASAALAEAFAHADPFVSARATLARGLLGDSGVIDALVALIVDGRDDIEAADVLGELASDHGHADEATNAIANALSTAEPASRLRLTTALADIPGPEATATLRSLVEDDDRKVALTASAVLHHRGGEA, via the coding sequence ATGCTCATCGGCGAGGTCTCCGAGCGGTCCGGCATCACCACCCGGATGTTGCGCCATTACGACTCCATAGGGCTCGTGTCGCCGAGCGGACGCTCGCCGTCCGGCTATCGTCAGTACTCCGACGACGACCTTCGACGGCTGTTTTACGTCGAGGGTCTCCGATCGCTCGGACTCGGTCTACGGGAGGTCGCCGAAGCACTCACGGACCTCTCCTTCCACCCCAAGCGCATGGTCGAACAGCTGATCGCCGGTACGCGAGAACGGCTGCGGCGAGATCAGGAGCTGCTCGAGCGGCTCAACCGGGTTCGAGCTAGCGACCCCGCGGCGTGGTCCGACGTGCTGCACACCATCGGGCTCATGCGAGGGCTCGATCTCGCTGATGCCTCTGCCCGCCAGCGATTCGCGCTCTCGCTCACCGAGGAGGAAGGCAATGCCGCGCTCCTGGCCGAGGCGGTGCTGAGCGAGTCCGAGCCCAACACGGCCGGGGCTCTACTGTGGGCGCTCGCGCGAACCGGCGACGCCGCAGTCGTCGTGCTCGCCCGGGCGCTGGACTCCGAGGACGCCGGACGCCGGCATCGGGCCGTCGCGGCGCTGACGAAGATCGGCTCGCCGGCTGCCTCAGCCGCCCTGGCGGAGGCGTTCGCGCACGCCGATCCATTCGTGAGCGCCAGGGCGACGCTGGCGCGCGGGCTCCTGGGCGATTCGGGCGTCATTGACGCCCTCGTGGCACTGATCGTCGACGGGCGCGATGACATCGAGGCAGCGGACGTGCTCGGTGAACTCGCCTCCGACCACGGTCATGCAGATGAGGCCACCAACGCGATCGCGAATGCCCTGTCCACTGCGGAGCCGGCGAGCAGGCTCCGCCTGACGACGGCCCTCGCAGACATCCCCGGTCCCGAGGCGACTGCGACGCTGAGAAGCCTCGTCGAGGACGACGACCGGAAGGTGGCGCTCACCGCGTCTGCGGTGTTGCATCACCGCGGCGGCGAGGCCTGA
- a CDS encoding IS481 family transposase → MSHRNAPLSETGRLRLARCVVDDRWPLRRAAERFNVSVTTAKRWADRYRAQGAAGMSDRSSRPSTCPHQTSRRRERRVVGLRVSRRWGPARIAYHLGMHPSTVHKILTRYGCLRLSWTDPATGAPIRRQQRAIVRYEHSAPGDLVHVDIKKLGRIPHGGGHKVLGRAAGCRNQRTGTGYWFIHNAVDDYSRLAYSELLEDERKQTASAFWARAQAFFAEAGITVKRVLTDNGSAYRSRMFADALGEDITHKRTRPYRPQTNGKVERFNRTTLEEWAYARPYTSESERAAAFPGFMHHYNHHRGHTALKGAPPASRVPNLSGQNS, encoded by the coding sequence ATGTCCCACCGTAATGCCCCGCTGTCGGAGACCGGTCGTCTGCGTCTTGCCCGGTGCGTGGTCGATGACCGGTGGCCGTTGCGGCGCGCGGCCGAACGGTTCAACGTCTCGGTGACCACGGCCAAGCGGTGGGCCGACCGGTACCGTGCCCAGGGAGCGGCCGGGATGTCTGATCGCTCCAGCAGGCCCTCGACCTGCCCGCACCAGACCTCCCGCCGACGGGAGCGGCGCGTGGTCGGGCTGCGCGTCTCTCGCCGATGGGGACCGGCACGGATCGCCTACCACCTGGGCATGCACCCCTCCACCGTCCACAAGATCCTCACCCGGTACGGGTGCCTACGGCTGTCGTGGACCGACCCGGCCACCGGTGCCCCGATCCGCAGGCAGCAACGCGCGATCGTCCGGTACGAGCACAGTGCCCCAGGAGACCTGGTCCACGTCGATATCAAGAAGCTGGGCAGAATCCCCCACGGCGGTGGGCACAAGGTACTGGGGCGCGCGGCCGGCTGCCGGAACCAGCGCACCGGAACCGGGTACTGGTTCATCCACAACGCCGTCGATGACTACTCCCGCCTGGCCTACAGCGAGCTGCTGGAAGACGAGCGCAAACAGACCGCCAGCGCGTTCTGGGCACGTGCCCAGGCCTTCTTCGCCGAGGCCGGGATCACCGTGAAGCGGGTGCTGACCGATAACGGCTCGGCCTACCGATCACGCATGTTCGCCGACGCCCTCGGTGAGGACATCACGCACAAGCGCACTCGCCCGTACCGGCCACAGACCAACGGCAAGGTCGAACGCTTCAACCGCACCACCCTGGAGGAATGGGCCTACGCCCGCCCCTACACCAGCGAGAGCGAACGAGCCGCCGCCTTCCCCGGCTTCATGCACCACTACAATCACCACCGCGGCCACACCGCACTCAAAGGCGCCCCACCCGCCAGCCGCGTACCCAACCTCAGTGGGCAGAACAGCTAG
- a CDS encoding DHA2 family efflux MFS transporter permease subunit, producing the protein MAHFLESPTMPIRAAGKLGGPSSTAPLPIIGVPVTAHSADSHTPGVDGYPDKIDGAVLKVAGVVVLGAIMAILDITVVNVALPDLQVTFTGADDPLPYSTVAWTVTAYTLALATVIPLTGWAADRFGTKRLYMLAIAFFTLGSVLCALASTIGQLITFRAIQGLGGGMLMPLGMTIMTRAAGPKRMGRLMAILGVPMLLGPILGPILGGWLIEHYSWHWIFLINLPLGIAALAYAAWALPKDAPQPSESFDVIGMLLMSPGLAMLLYGVSSIPEEGTFFAAKPIVFGSIGLVLLIAFVIYSFRPEHPLLDFRLFKNRNLTVSTITMFIFAAAFFGGLLLVPTYFQQVRLESPLHAGLLVAPQGIGAMLTMPIAGALADKLPVGRIVPVGLLLIIGGMFALTRVDGDTSYWGYLIPVLFVMGLGMGATMMPVMTAAIRTLTSHQVARGSTLLNITQQIASSIGVAIMSVVLTNGLRDDELIGQAQAFGEEAKNADPTALGALLQKFPRVAEVLQGAGPDPVAAQEALGDAVRNAMGEVFGNTFLVAAILATLTLIPALFLPRKHEESHLMDDVDPSAPPVVLH; encoded by the coding sequence TTGGCTCATTTCCTCGAGTCGCCGACGATGCCGATCCGTGCCGCCGGCAAGCTGGGCGGCCCTTCGTCGACCGCCCCACTTCCGATCATCGGAGTACCAGTGACCGCTCATTCCGCGGATTCCCACACCCCTGGTGTCGACGGCTACCCGGACAAGATCGACGGGGCCGTCCTGAAGGTGGCTGGCGTCGTCGTCCTGGGCGCCATCATGGCGATCCTCGACATCACCGTCGTGAACGTCGCGCTTCCGGACCTGCAGGTGACCTTCACCGGTGCCGACGATCCGCTGCCCTACTCGACCGTCGCCTGGACCGTCACGGCCTACACGCTCGCGTTGGCAACCGTGATCCCACTGACCGGCTGGGCTGCCGACCGGTTCGGCACGAAGCGTCTGTACATGCTGGCCATCGCGTTCTTCACGCTCGGGTCGGTGCTGTGTGCGCTGGCCTCCACGATCGGGCAGCTCATCACGTTCCGGGCCATCCAGGGGCTCGGCGGCGGCATGCTCATGCCGCTGGGCATGACGATCATGACCCGCGCCGCCGGACCCAAGCGCATGGGCCGCCTGATGGCGATCCTCGGCGTCCCGATGCTGCTCGGCCCGATCCTGGGCCCCATCCTCGGCGGCTGGCTGATCGAGCACTACAGCTGGCACTGGATCTTCCTGATCAACCTGCCGCTCGGGATCGCCGCGCTCGCCTACGCCGCGTGGGCGCTGCCCAAGGACGCACCGCAGCCCTCCGAATCCTTCGACGTCATTGGCATGCTGCTGATGAGCCCGGGCCTCGCGATGCTGCTGTACGGCGTGTCGTCGATCCCGGAGGAGGGGACCTTCTTCGCCGCCAAGCCGATCGTCTTCGGATCGATCGGCCTGGTGCTGCTGATCGCCTTCGTGATCTACAGCTTCCGTCCCGAGCATCCGCTGCTGGACTTCCGGCTGTTCAAGAACCGCAACCTGACCGTCTCGACCATCACGATGTTCATCTTCGCCGCGGCCTTCTTCGGCGGTCTGCTGCTGGTTCCCACCTACTTCCAGCAGGTGCGGCTCGAGAGCCCCCTGCATGCGGGGCTCCTGGTCGCACCGCAGGGCATCGGCGCCATGCTCACGATGCCGATCGCAGGCGCGCTCGCCGACAAGCTCCCCGTAGGACGCATCGTGCCGGTCGGCCTGCTGCTGATCATCGGAGGCATGTTCGCGCTTACCCGGGTCGACGGCGACACGTCGTACTGGGGCTACCTGATCCCGGTGTTGTTCGTCATGGGGCTCGGCATGGGCGCGACGATGATGCCGGTCATGACCGCTGCCATCCGGACGCTCACGTCGCACCAGGTGGCGCGCGGCTCGACCCTGCTGAACATCACCCAGCAGATCGCGAGCTCGATCGGGGTGGCGATCATGTCGGTGGTCCTCACGAACGGGCTTCGGGACGACGAGCTGATCGGGCAGGCCCAGGCATTCGGTGAGGAAGCTAAGAACGCGGACCCGACTGCTCTGGGTGCGCTTCTGCAGAAGTTCCCTCGAGTGGCCGAGGTGTTGCAGGGCGCCGGCCCCGACCCGGTTGCCGCCCAGGAGGCCCTCGGGGATGCCGTGCGCAACGCGATGGGCGAGGTCTTCGGCAACACCTTCCTGGTCGCCGCGATCCTGGCGACCCTGACGCTGATCCCGGCGCTGTTCCTCCCGCGCAAGCACGAGGAGAGCCACCTGATGGACGACGTCGACCCCTCCGCGCCGCCGGTGGTGTTGCACTAG
- a CDS encoding nitroreductase family protein, which translates to MELFDAMSTQRAVRRLRTDPIPEDVLGRILQAATWAPSGGNAQAWRIIVVTDPVTKQGLADVYRPEWKRYVEGFWGTRTKSLPEQQRARTDKMVRAGDYLAEHLHEAPVLLLFCFDPSKMAFTDSGLDRHSVAGGASLYPAVQNLMLACVQEGLGCTLTTLHCFREDEVKQLLGIPDGWGTSALVPIGYPVGRGHGPITRQPVTTMAYREQFGRSYAEGHPRE; encoded by the coding sequence ATGGAACTGTTCGACGCGATGAGCACGCAGCGTGCCGTACGCCGGCTGCGCACCGACCCGATACCGGAGGACGTTCTCGGACGAATCCTGCAGGCCGCGACCTGGGCGCCGTCCGGCGGCAACGCGCAGGCGTGGCGGATCATCGTCGTCACCGACCCGGTCACAAAGCAGGGCCTCGCCGATGTCTACCGGCCCGAGTGGAAGCGCTATGTAGAGGGATTCTGGGGCACGCGAACGAAATCGCTGCCTGAGCAGCAGCGGGCCCGCACTGACAAGATGGTGCGCGCCGGCGACTACCTGGCCGAGCACCTGCATGAGGCGCCTGTGCTTCTGCTGTTCTGCTTCGATCCCAGCAAGATGGCCTTCACCGACTCAGGGCTCGACCGGCACAGCGTTGCCGGGGGAGCGTCGCTGTACCCGGCGGTGCAGAACCTGATGCTCGCCTGTGTGCAGGAGGGTCTTGGGTGCACCCTCACTACCTTGCACTGCTTCCGGGAGGACGAGGTGAAGCAGCTGCTCGGGATACCCGACGGATGGGGGACCTCCGCCCTCGTGCCGATCGGGTACCCCGTCGGACGTGGTCACGGGCCGATCACCCGGCAACCGGTCACCACGATGGCCTATCGCGAGCAGTTCGGCCGGTCGTACGCCGAAGGCCATCCGCGCGAGTAG
- a CDS encoding NAD(P)/FAD-dependent oxidoreductase, producing MDTYKLVVVGSGPAGVRAAQSYLDAGGERPVLLVSSDTTAPYERPPLSKESLRGDQAPERSPNDLDTDRVEVRLGASVTGLDVEGSTLQVGEETIGFERLVLAPGMRPRPLPDTDEDADVHVLRSFAEATDLHLAATHARSAAVIGSGFIGCEAAVSLAMRGIDVTMISPEKAPQVERLGGHAAGAIADILRGYGIELRADTRVDKIRAPRTMHLSDGTTLEPDLILVSIGVEPSTSFVEDTALQLHEGRVVVDEQLNAGIDGVYVAGDAARAMNSRARRALNVEHWGDAETMGELAGANAAGQQREWDAVPGFWSELGEHTLQYAAWGDGYDELEVVERPGGFTVWYGLDGELAGVLTYNAEDDYQRGIKLIEQGSTVTGAANGEQPAPPPEDG from the coding sequence ATGGATACCTACAAGCTTGTCGTGGTGGGGAGTGGGCCGGCTGGGGTCAGGGCGGCTCAGTCGTACCTGGACGCCGGCGGCGAACGCCCGGTGCTGCTCGTGAGCTCCGATACGACCGCGCCGTACGAGCGGCCACCGTTGAGCAAGGAGAGTCTGCGTGGCGATCAGGCTCCGGAGCGCTCGCCGAACGATCTCGACACCGATCGCGTCGAGGTGCGCCTCGGGGCGAGTGTGACCGGGCTGGACGTCGAGGGGAGCACGCTCCAGGTGGGGGAGGAGACCATCGGGTTCGAGCGGCTCGTACTGGCGCCGGGCATGCGGCCGCGCCCGCTGCCAGACACCGACGAGGACGCCGATGTGCATGTGCTGCGGTCCTTCGCCGAGGCTACGGATCTGCACCTGGCCGCCACGCACGCGCGCTCGGCTGCCGTCATCGGCTCGGGCTTTATCGGGTGCGAGGCCGCCGTCTCGCTGGCGATGCGCGGCATCGACGTGACGATGATCAGCCCCGAGAAGGCACCGCAGGTCGAGCGCCTCGGCGGGCACGCGGCGGGGGCGATCGCCGACATCCTGCGTGGTTACGGCATCGAGCTGCGGGCCGACACGAGGGTCGACAAGATCCGTGCTCCACGGACGATGCACCTCTCGGACGGCACGACGCTCGAGCCGGACCTGATCCTCGTCTCCATCGGGGTCGAGCCGTCGACGAGCTTCGTGGAGGACACGGCACTTCAGCTGCATGAGGGCCGGGTGGTCGTCGACGAGCAGCTGAATGCGGGGATCGACGGCGTGTACGTGGCGGGGGACGCCGCCCGCGCGATGAATTCACGTGCGCGGCGCGCGCTGAACGTCGAGCACTGGGGTGACGCGGAGACGATGGGCGAGCTCGCGGGTGCCAACGCCGCGGGTCAGCAGCGCGAGTGGGACGCCGTCCCGGGGTTCTGGAGCGAGCTGGGCGAGCACACCCTGCAGTACGCCGCCTGGGGTGATGGTTACGACGAGCTTGAGGTCGTCGAGCGGCCAGGTGGGTTCACCGTCTGGTACGGGCTGGACGGCGAGCTGGCCGGAGTGCTCACCTACAACGCCGAGGACGACTACCAGCGGGGCATCAAGCTCATCGAGCAGGGCTCCACGGTCACTGGGGCGGCCAACGGCGAGCAGCCAGCCCCGCCGCCGGAGGACGGCTGA
- a CDS encoding HEAT repeat domain-containing protein produces the protein MTQHTTPPASDRLAAALAASDSSARLQVALAAGMQPHHTFIDVLVDRCAAEPDFYVRDMLTWALTRHDKSAVTRRLLRELDSQTAQARSQALHTLSKIGDRHVWPAITTALLQDADDEVARTAWRTAAGLVPAEAATGLATTLATQLGRGGRDLQLSLSRAFVTIGSTASAVLERAATDRDPRVRIHAVATTRLIADPETGFDAAIDEARRTIALLNAPVVKQ, from the coding sequence ATGACTCAGCACACAACGCCACCGGCGAGTGACCGCCTTGCTGCCGCGCTCGCGGCGTCCGACTCGTCGGCCCGGCTACAGGTGGCGCTCGCCGCAGGAATGCAGCCGCACCACACCTTCATCGACGTCCTGGTCGATCGTTGCGCGGCCGAACCTGATTTCTACGTGCGCGACATGCTGACGTGGGCACTGACGCGGCACGACAAGTCGGCCGTGACCAGACGGCTGCTTCGCGAGCTCGACTCGCAGACGGCTCAAGCGCGCAGCCAGGCGCTGCACACGCTCTCGAAGATCGGAGATCGGCACGTGTGGCCCGCGATCACGACCGCACTGCTGCAGGATGCGGACGACGAGGTTGCTCGCACGGCATGGCGGACCGCGGCCGGTCTCGTCCCGGCCGAAGCAGCGACCGGACTCGCGACCACTCTCGCCACCCAGCTCGGCCGAGGCGGACGCGACCTGCAACTCAGCCTCAGCCGCGCCTTCGTCACAATCGGCTCGACCGCATCTGCCGTACTCGAGCGAGCCGCGACCGACCGCGACCCCCGCGTTCGCATCCACGCGGTTGCCACCACGCGGCTGATCGCGGACCCGGAGACGGGATTCGATGCCGCGATCGACGAGGCTAGGCGCACAATCGCACTGCTCAACGCGCCCGTCGTGAAACAGTGA
- a CDS encoding alpha/beta fold hydrolase, which translates to MAIDNPFYSPEAQGPYELHSIGRFELEDGGVIPDLQLAVATYGELNEDKSNAILIPTWFSGTHQTWEQVYIGPGRALDPEKYFIIVVNQIGNGLSTSPHNTDDESIAMSKFPKVRIGDDVRAQEQLLRERFGIERLALVVGGSMGAQQTWEWAVRFPEKVLRAAPIAGTAQNTPHDFLFAKTLLDAITSDPGFNAGEYSSPADVAEGLGRHADIWAVMGLSTDFWKTEFWRGVPPVTEGQSWDTFEEFQEQFLRALFRMMDPNALLAMGWKWQRGDVARNAGGDLKEALGRVTAKTFVMPIDSDMFFPPRDSQAEQQLTPGSELRVLHSIAGHFALFGFEESYLAEVDQHLSELLAADVET; encoded by the coding sequence ATGGCCATCGACAATCCCTTCTACAGCCCGGAAGCACAGGGACCGTACGAGCTTCATTCGATCGGACGGTTCGAGCTCGAGGACGGCGGTGTCATCCCCGACCTGCAGCTGGCGGTAGCGACTTACGGCGAGCTGAACGAGGACAAGAGCAACGCGATCCTGATCCCCACCTGGTTCTCTGGCACGCACCAGACCTGGGAGCAGGTCTACATCGGGCCCGGTCGCGCTCTTGACCCGGAGAAGTACTTCATCATCGTCGTCAACCAGATCGGCAACGGTCTCTCGACGTCCCCGCACAACACCGACGACGAGTCGATCGCGATGTCCAAGTTCCCCAAGGTCCGCATCGGGGACGACGTCCGCGCCCAGGAGCAGCTGCTGCGCGAGAGGTTCGGCATCGAGCGGCTGGCCCTGGTCGTGGGCGGCTCCATGGGTGCGCAGCAGACCTGGGAGTGGGCGGTGCGCTTTCCCGAGAAGGTGCTGCGCGCGGCGCCGATCGCTGGCACCGCCCAGAACACACCCCACGACTTCCTGTTCGCCAAGACGCTGCTGGATGCGATCACCAGCGATCCGGGTTTCAACGCCGGCGAGTATTCCTCGCCCGCGGACGTTGCCGAGGGACTCGGCCGGCACGCCGACATCTGGGCCGTGATGGGCCTGAGCACCGACTTCTGGAAGACGGAGTTCTGGCGCGGCGTCCCACCGGTCACGGAAGGCCAGAGCTGGGACACCTTCGAGGAGTTCCAGGAGCAGTTCCTGCGCGCGCTGTTTCGCATGATGGACCCCAACGCGCTGCTGGCGATGGGATGGAAATGGCAACGCGGCGACGTCGCGCGCAACGCCGGCGGCGATCTGAAGGAGGCGCTGGGCCGCGTGACCGCCAAGACCTTCGTCATGCCGATCGACAGCGACATGTTCTTCCCGCCACGCGACAGCCAAGCCGAGCAGCAGCTGACACCGGGCAGCGAGCTGCGGGTGCTGCACAGCATCGCTGGTCACTTCGCGCTCTTCGGCTTCGAGGAGTCCTATCTGGCCGAGGTCGATCAGCACCTCAGCGAGCTCCTCGCGGCGGACGTCGAGACATGA
- a CDS encoding DMT family transporter, with protein sequence MTAPTATSARPSLRDYLQFAVLPLIWGSSFLFIKIGLEGLSPIQVAWGRAVLGGVTLVLITLIARHAWPRERSVWVEMIPVSLLLTVFPFFLISWGGQFISSGLMSIYNATTPLWTLLLAIAALPQERPTGQKYIALALGFIGVVVLLNPWSIEGSSGLLGQLASLGAAACYGGGYVTLRRVIAKHQISPITLAAMQVGIGASLFLVATPWVVATRTPDLTGRVVLCMLLLGCVGTGIAYIFNNNVVRSMGATTASMVTYVNPVVGVTLGVIVLSESVHWNEPVGALLVIGGILLGQERGQPRQRGLRQRP encoded by the coding sequence ATGACCGCCCCAACCGCGACGAGCGCGCGACCGTCGCTTCGCGACTACCTGCAGTTCGCCGTACTCCCGTTGATCTGGGGCTCGTCATTCCTTTTCATCAAGATCGGGCTCGAGGGTCTGAGCCCCATCCAGGTGGCGTGGGGCCGCGCTGTGCTCGGCGGCGTGACCCTGGTGCTGATCACACTGATCGCACGACACGCCTGGCCGCGCGAGCGGAGTGTCTGGGTGGAGATGATTCCCGTCTCCCTGCTGCTGACGGTCTTTCCGTTCTTCCTGATCAGCTGGGGTGGGCAGTTCATCAGCTCCGGGCTCATGAGCATCTACAACGCCACGACCCCGCTATGGACCCTGCTGCTCGCGATCGCTGCGCTCCCCCAGGAGAGACCGACCGGGCAGAAGTACATCGCCCTGGCGCTGGGTTTCATCGGCGTCGTCGTGCTGCTGAATCCGTGGTCGATCGAGGGCTCGAGCGGTCTACTCGGTCAGTTGGCGAGCCTCGGCGCGGCCGCGTGCTACGGCGGCGGTTATGTCACTCTCCGCAGGGTGATCGCCAAGCACCAGATCTCCCCGATCACCCTGGCTGCGATGCAGGTCGGCATCGGCGCGAGCCTCTTCCTGGTGGCCACACCCTGGGTTGTCGCCACGCGCACTCCCGATCTGACCGGTCGCGTGGTGCTGTGCATGCTCCTGCTCGGCTGCGTGGGAACCGGAATCGCCTACATCTTCAACAACAACGTGGTGCGCTCGATGGGCGCGACGACCGCGTCCATGGTCACCTACGTCAACCCCGTCGTGGGCGTCACGCTCGGGGTCATCGTGCTGTCGGAGTCGGTGCACTGGAACGAGCCGGTTGGCGCCCTGCTCGTGATCGGCGGCATCCTGCTCGGCCAGGAGCGCGGTCAGCCCCGGCAGCGAGGCCTACGCCAGAGACCGTGA
- the gndA gene encoding NADP-dependent phosphogluconate dehydrogenase yields MTDATRIANIAVVGLAVMGSNLARNLASREGNTVAVYNRTRSRTDQLLEEHPDAGLVAAGSITELAATLQRPRTAIIMVKAGAPTDAVIDELVEAFEPGDIIVDGGNSLFTDTIRREKAVRATGINFVGCGISGGEEGALKGPSLMPGGSAEAYETLGPILSSIAAVAEGEPCVTHVGTDGAGHFVKMVHNGIEYADMQLIAEAYDLIRQGTGAQPAQIADIFADWNEGELSSYLIEITAEVLRQVDASTGQPLVDVIADQAGAKGTGAWTVQTALDLGVPVSGIAEAVFARSLSSRASQRTTTRDLPGPHSRPADDPDAFVDDVRRALYASKIIAYSQGFDLIVAGAKEYSWDIQKGDIAAIWRGGCIIRAQFLNRITEAYAEQPDLEALLTAPFFRDALAEAQDSWRRVVIGAATAGIPTPAFSSSLAYYDGLRAERLPASLIQGQRDFFGAHTYRRVDREGSFHTLWSADRSEISAGDGHG; encoded by the coding sequence ATGACTGATGCCACGCGTATCGCCAACATCGCAGTCGTCGGGCTTGCGGTGATGGGCTCGAACCTCGCCCGCAACCTCGCCAGCCGGGAGGGTAACACGGTCGCGGTCTACAACCGCACCAGGAGCAGGACCGACCAGCTGCTCGAGGAGCATCCGGACGCCGGACTGGTGGCCGCTGGCTCGATCACCGAGCTTGCCGCGACCCTCCAGCGTCCGCGTACCGCGATCATCATGGTCAAGGCGGGAGCGCCGACCGATGCGGTCATCGACGAGCTCGTCGAGGCCTTCGAGCCAGGCGACATCATCGTGGACGGCGGCAACTCGCTGTTCACGGACACCATCCGGCGGGAGAAGGCGGTTCGCGCCACCGGGATCAACTTCGTGGGCTGTGGGATCTCCGGCGGAGAGGAGGGCGCTCTGAAGGGCCCCTCGCTCATGCCCGGCGGGTCGGCGGAGGCGTACGAGACGCTCGGTCCGATCCTCTCCTCCATCGCGGCAGTCGCCGAGGGTGAGCCCTGCGTGACCCATGTCGGCACGGACGGCGCCGGTCACTTTGTGAAGATGGTGCACAACGGCATCGAGTACGCCGACATGCAGCTGATCGCCGAGGCCTACGACCTTATCCGGCAGGGCACCGGGGCCCAGCCGGCGCAGATCGCCGACATCTTCGCCGACTGGAACGAGGGCGAGCTCAGCAGCTACCTGATCGAGATTACCGCTGAGGTGCTGCGACAGGTAGACGCGAGCACCGGGCAGCCACTTGTCGACGTCATCGCCGATCAAGCCGGCGCCAAGGGCACCGGCGCCTGGACGGTGCAGACGGCACTCGACCTCGGCGTCCCGGTCTCCGGGATTGCCGAGGCGGTGTTCGCCCGATCCCTGTCGTCCCGTGCCTCGCAACGCACCACCACCCGAGACCTCCCCGGCCCGCACTCGAGGCCCGCCGACGACCCGGACGCCTTCGTGGACGACGTCCGACGTGCACTGTACGCGTCGAAGATCATCGCCTACTCCCAGGGCTTCGACCTCATCGTCGCGGGTGCGAAGGAGTACAGCTGGGACATCCAGAAGGGCGATATCGCCGCGATCTGGCGCGGAGGCTGCATCATCCGCGCCCAGTTCCTGAACCGGATCACCGAGGCGTACGCCGAGCAACCCGACCTCGAGGCGCTGCTGACCGCGCCCTTCTTCCGGGACGCGCTGGCCGAGGCGCAGGACTCCTGGCGACGCGTCGTGATCGGCGCTGCCACCGCCGGGATCCCGACGCCGGCGTTCTCCTCGTCGCTCGCCTACTACGACGGACTACGAGCAGAACGACTCCCCGCTTCACTCATCCAGGGACAGCGCGACTTCTTCGGTGCGCACACCTACCGGCGCGTGGACCGCGAAGGCTCCTTCCACACGCTGTGGTCGGCAGACCGCAGCGAGATCTCGGCCGGCGACGGCCACGGCTGA